The Chitinophaga pinensis DSM 2588 region CGCCCTTGTAGGGCTAATAGCGGGTTAGTGCCTGACTGTCCGGCGATACTTTCGCCTTTGATAGCCGTGACATTACCAGTATTAAAACGATGTGTGGTAGTACCATAGGCGATGATGACCGTTTCATCCAGCGCCTTTCCCTGGATCAGTGTAGGACTGTCTGAGACGGGTGTATGAGTAGGGTTGGGTGGTAGTGTTGTAGATGGGATCATCCGGATGTTGATGGAGCGTCCGTCGAATTCCCAGGAGTAGTCTTTTGCCAGGATAGTGTTCAAGACAGTTTGCAGTGTTGTTTGTTTGAAATCGACATTTATGGTGCGGGAAAGGTCGACATCTGCGCCGTAACTGAAGTAATAGCTGGTCTGTTCCTGGATCTTGTTGAAGAGCTGTTGCAGCGATAAATGCCGGCCACTGATGGATACACTGTTTCGTCCCTGCTGTCCATGTACCTGCAACAAACAACAGGTATAGAGCAGGAGGAAGAGCGTACAGCATTTTGTGCGTTCGGGCATCCCCATATTGGAAGTTGTGGCTATTATGTAATAAGTAGCGGTAAAAAGGGAAAAGTACTCACCCTAACTATTTTTTTCCCTTAACAACGAGTTAACTCAACCGTATATCAGTTTAAAATACTTTTACTCATAAAGAAAATAGAGTCTTTATTATGAATTCCTTGAATATCAACCATTCAGAAGACGAACTATTTTTACTGTTTCAACAGGGAAATGAAGCTGCTTTTGGCGTTCTCTATGCCCGTTATGTTGACCTGCTGTACCTCCATGCATATTATCAGCTACAGGATGATGCCTTCGCTAAAGATGCGGTACAGGATGTACTTGTTTACTTCTGGAATAACCACGCAACGCTGGAAATCAGAACCAGCATTAAAACATACCTGACCGGGGCCATACGGCAGCGTTGTGCGGACCTGATACGGAAAGAAGTCAGTCTCAGGTACCGGCAGCAGACCTATGCTTCCATGACGACGTCTGTGACAGGTACATCTCCACTGGAAACGAAGGAGCTGAATAAGCAGATACAGAGCGCCATGTCTTTTATGAGTCCAACCAGCAGAAAAGCGTTTGAGATGTCATATCTCGAAAAAAAGACCAGCAAGGAGATTGCAAACATTCTGAATATTAAAGTACAGACAGTTAAAAACCACATTCAGCAGGCTTTGAAGATCTTACGCAAGCGCCTGAAAAAAAATTAAATTTCTCCCCAGTACTTTTACCCCTTCTGTTACTACATATAAGTGCGTTTATCACATTACTAGGATTATCATGCCGGTAGATCCCGAATACATTGAACAATTGGTATTGGAAGAAATAGCGGGAACCATTTCTCCTGAAGACAGTACCACCCTCAAAGATCTCCTGGAAAATGACGCTGATGCATATGCTATCTGGCTGAATATGCACAGACAACTGACAGGTAATCATATTCAATCCATACGAGAAAACCTTCCGAATACGCTGCCTGCGTCACAGATCATCGCTGTGGCTGGTAAACGTAAACGGCGGAAGATACTGGTAAAAACGAGTTTGAGCGCAGCAGCCGTATTGTTGCTGACGGCTG contains the following coding sequences:
- a CDS encoding RNA polymerase sigma factor; the encoded protein is MNSLNINHSEDELFLLFQQGNEAAFGVLYARYVDLLYLHAYYQLQDDAFAKDAVQDVLVYFWNNHATLEIRTSIKTYLTGAIRQRCADLIRKEVSLRYRQQTYASMTTSVTGTSPLETKELNKQIQSAMSFMSPTSRKAFEMSYLEKKTSKEIANILNIKVQTVKNHIQQALKILRKRLKKN